The region ACGCACCGTCCAATGTAAGATCTGAATCGCTTCTCTCCGGGAATTTTCGCAGCAATGGTTCAAGCGCAACTGGATAGACCGCACTGCTTTTAATTCGGCCAAGGCCGGGACTGCTATCTATCCGCTCCTTTCGACGAAGTCTCACGGACATCGATGGCCGTAACCATCGCCCTTTCAATGGCTGCCATGCCCGCCTCCAGCTGCTTCAGACCCGCCGCTCCCAACAGGCCGGAAAGCTCGCGCTCGTAGCTCTGCGCCATCTCCACCATTTCGCGAAAGATGCGTAGCCCCGCCGGTGTCAGCTCGAGGTGCTCCACGCGCCGGTCGTCGAGATCCTCCGTCCTGCGCAACCACCGCCGATCTTCCAGCCCTTTAACCGCGCGACTGACCTTGGTCTTGTGCATCGAGGAGTTTGCCCCCACTGCCGTCGCCGTCATCCGTCCGTATGACCCGAGCGCCGCAAGCGTGCGCCATTCCGGACGGGTCATGTCGTAGCGGGCCTTGTATTGCGCGGCAAAGCGTATGCTGACGAGCTCCGCCGCGCGATTGAGCCTGTAGGGCATGAAGGCCTCGAGGTGAAAATCTCCGTCCATGCCGTCGCCTTGATAGTTACAAAATAGACAGTTACGAGTGTAACTAATTCACGTGTATGGCAGTATTGCAGAGGAGGTGCAAGCCATGCTGGACAGGACCGAAGACGCAACAGCGGAAAGCGCGGCGAGCACCAACAGCGTAAAATACATGCCGGGTTTCGGTAACGACTTCGAGACAGAGTCGCTACCGGGCGCCTTGCCGCAAGGCCAGAACAGTCCACAGAAATGCAACTACGGCCTCTATGCAGAACAGCTTTCGGGATCGCCCTTCACGGCCCCCGCGGCACGAACGAACGCTCCTGGCTCTACAGGATCCGTCCGAGCGTTCGCCATACCCGTCGTTTCTCCAACGCATCCTGTCCCTATTGGAAGTCGGCGCCCTGCATCGACGATCATTCGCTCCCCCTCGGCCAGTTGCGCTGGGGACCGTTGCCTGAGCCGACGGAGGAGTTGACCTTCCCCGAAGGCATTCGCACGATGACGGCCGCAGGGGACGTCCTGACGCAGGTCGGCATGGCAGCACACGCCTATATCTTCAACGCCGACATGGTGGACGACTACTTCTTCAACGCCGACGGAGAGCTGTTGATCGTGCCTCAGATGGGCAGCCTGCGCATCTTCACGGAGATGGGCATCATGGATATCGAGCCATCGGAGATCTGCCTGATCCCGCGCGGCATGATGTTCAAGGTTTCCCGTCAGGGGGAGGGGGAGAGCTGGCGGGGCTATGTCTGCGAGAACTACGGCGCCAAGTTCACCATGCCCGATCGCGGCCCGATCGGAGCCAATTGCCTCGCCAATCCGCGTGATTTCAAGACGCCGGTCGCAGCCTTCGAAGACAAGGAGACCCCCTGCCGCGTGCACGTAAAATGGTGCGGCAAGTTCTACATCACCGAGATCGGCCATTCGCCGCTTGATGTGGTGGCCTGGCACGGCAATTACGTGCCGTTCAAGTATGACCTGCGCACGTTCTCGCCGGTCGGGGCGATCCTGTTCGACCATCCGGACCCGTCGATCTTCACGGTTCTGACAGCCCCCACGGAGGAAGCTGGGACGGCCAACGTCGATTTCGTCATCTTCCCGCCGCGCTGGCTCGTTGCAGAGCACACGTTCCGTCCCCCCTGGTATCACCGCAACATCATGAGTGAGTTCATGGGACTGATACACGGCCAGTACGATGCAAAGGAGGAGGGCTTCGTCCCAGGCGCCATGAGCCTGCATAACATGATGCTACCCCACGGGCCGGACACGATGGGCTTCGAGAAAGCCTCGAACAGCGAGTTGAAACCGGTGAAGCTCGATCACACCATGGCGTTCATGTTCGAGACCCGCTACCCGCAGCAGCTTACGAGGTTTGCCGCCGAGCTGGAGACGCTCCAGGAGAATTACCTCGAATGCTGGGACGGCCTGGAGCGCAAGTTCGACGGCACGCCGGGCATCAAGTGAGGGTGGAGCCGTTCTTCAGCGCAAGAAGCCGATCAGCCGCCCTGCCATTGCTTCACCGCTTCGAGGGGCCAGACGAGCATGAGGATGTTCAGGGCCAATCCATCGCGGATCAGCCATGTCGTCAGCGCCTCGAAGAAGACGATGATGGCGACGCTTGCCCACACCGGCAGCCGCGAGGCGAGGAAGAACCCGATCACCATTGCCGCTATGTCGGCCGCCGAATTGATGATGCTGTCGCCGTAGTAATCGAGCGAGATTGTCGCCTCGCGATAGCGGTTGATGATGAGATCGGTGTTCTCGAAGATCTCCCAGGCGCATTCGACGAGCAGCGCCAGCGCCAGCCGGAGGGTTATGCTCACGCGGGGCAGCAGAGCCGTGAACAGCGCATAGAACAGGATGCCATGGATGATATGGCTCGGCGTGTACCAGTCCGAAAGGTGCTGGGAGTTTTCCGAGGAGACGACCACGCCGTGCCAGAGCTTCACATAACCGCATTTGCAGATCCAGATGCGACCCATCAGATGCAGGATTACAGCTGTAACACCGATGGCGGCCGCCGCCACACCTACGGATCTGAGCACGGTACGGTTCAACGGATGGGCTTTCCTGGATGAAACGCGACGGATTTCTCCACCGCATTTAAGGGGAGGGGACGGGTCGGCGCGAAGATGACATACTGGCGCGTGCGAAGACAAGCTCAAGGGAGGGCGCATGAAACTCGCAACACTCAAGGACAGTACCCGCGATGGCAAGTTGGTCGTTGTATCGAAGGACCTCACGCGCTGCTCGGAGGTCGGCCATATTGCCCGCACGCTGCAGGCTGCGCTCGACGACTGGGCGCACGTCGGACCGCGGCTCGCCCGCGTGGCCGAGGGGATGGAGACCGGCTCGCAACCGACAATGCGCTTCCATGAACACGAGACGTCTTCACCCCTTCCGCGCGCATTCCAGTGGGCGGACGGTTCGGCCTATGTCAACCACGTCGAGCTGGTGCGCCGTGCGCGCAATGCCGAGATGCCTGCGAGCTTCTGGACAGATCCGTTGATGTACCAGGGAGGCTCGGACAGTTTCCTTGGCCCGCGCGATCCAATCGTCATGGCCGACGAGGCCTATGGCATCGACATGGAAGGGGAGGTCGCCGTCATCGTCGACGACGTGCCGATGGGTACCGGCGCAGAGGAGGCGCGCGCAGCGATCCGGCTCATCATGCTCGTCAACGACGTCTCGCTGCGCGGCCTCATACCCGCAGAGCTTGCGAAGGGTTTCGGTTTCTTCCAGTCAAAACCCTCTTCCGCTTTCTCACCCGTGGCGGTCTCCCCGGACGAACTCGGTGACGCCTGGGATGGCGGCAAGCTGCACCTCCCGCTGCTTGTCAGCCTCAATGCAAAGCCCTTCGGAAAGGCCGACACCGGAATAGACATGACCTTCGATTTCGGGCAGCTCATCGCCCATGCGGCCAAGACCCGTCCGCTCGTCGCAGGCTCGATCATCGGTTCCGGCACCGTCTCCAACAAGCTTGATGGCGGCCCCGGCAAGCCGATTTCCGCCGGCGGCGTCGGCTACTCCTGCATAGCCGAGGTCCGGACCATAGAAACGATCGAGACGGGAGCGCCGAAAACGCCATTCATGAAGTTCGGCGACACCGTGCGCATCGAGATGAAGGACAAGACCGGCCACTCGATCTTCGGCGCCATAGAGCAGACCCTGAAGCCATATGAGCGAGAGTGACCTTTACCGCCGCCAGCGGGCTGCGGCGCGTCGGACCATGCATCAGCATATCCTCTGAGGAGGTGCATGGCGCTATATGCCAGGTATCCGGAATCCGACAAGTGGCGGATCGGCTCTCCGCGGTCCGCAAGAGCAGTGCCGCATGAGCCTCAATGAACCCTCCCGCCGACGGCGGGAGGGTTCCATTTCTGATCGGGCTTAGGCTACGTTGCCCATGCAGAGATATTTCATCTCCAGATAGTCGTCGGCACCATGGCTTGAGCCTTCGCGGCCGAGACCCGATTGCTTGATACCGCCGAACGGTGCAGCCTCGGAGGAGATCAGCCCGGTGTTGATGCCGACCATGCCGTATTCCAGAGCCTCTGCGACCTTCCAGACCTTGCGAAGATCACCGGCATAGAAGTAGGCGGCAAGACCGAACTCTGTGTCGTTGGCCTGGGCGATCACGTCCTCGACCGTGTCGAAACGGAAGAGAGGAGCGACGGGGCCGAAAGTCTCCTCGCGCGCCACGGCCATGGTGCGATCAACCCCGGTCAAGATCGTCGGCTCGAAGAACGTTCCTTCCCCGGCGATACGCTCTCCGCCGGCAATCACCTTTGCACCCTTGGCAACGGCATCGGCAATGTGCGCCTCGACCTTGGCGATGGCAGCCTCCTCTATCAGCGGACCGATCGAGATGCCTTTCTCGAAGCCGTTTCCGACCGAAAATTCGCGAACCTTGCGGGCCAGCTTTTCGGCGAAAGCGTCATAAACGTTCGACTGCACATAGATCCGGTTGGCGCAAACGCAGGTCTGGCCCGCATTGCGGTACTTCGACATCAGGGCACCTTCGACCGCCGCATCGATATCCGCGTCGTCGAAAACGATGAAGGGCGCGTTGCCACCGAGTTCCAGGCTCACCTTCTTGATCTGGTCGGAGCACTGGCGCATCAGGATGCGGCCGACCTCGGTCGAGCCGGTGAAGCTGATCTTGCGCACCTTCGGATTGAAGCAGATCTCCTTGCCGATGGCGGGGCCATCCGTGCCGAGGATCACATTGAAGACGCCCGCGGGAAGTCCGGCCTTCTCAGCCAGCACCGCAAGCGCGATTGCCGAGAGCGGGGTCTGTTCCGCAGGCTTGGAGACGACCGTGCAGCCGACCGCGAGCGCCGGCGCGACCTTGCGTGCGATCATTGCCGCGGGGAAGTTCCAGGGTGTGATCGTGCCGACGACGCCCACCGGCTGCTTGATGACGAACATCCGGCGATCTGCACTCGGGGCAGGGATGGTCTCGCCGTTGATCCGCTTTGCTTCCTCCGCGTACCATTCCACATAGGAGGCGGCGTAGAGGATTTCGCCCTTCGCTTCGGGGAGCGGCTTGCCCATTTCGGCCGTCAGGATTGCGGCCAGTTCGTCGGCGTTCGCGATCATGAGGTCATGCCACTTGCGCAGCACCGCGCTGCGGTCCTTGGCAGGCCTGGCCGCCCAGCCGACCTGGGCCACATATGCGGCGTCGATCGCCGCAGCGGTCTCGGCAGCACCCATTTCGGGAAGCGTCGCGAGCCTCTCGCCGGTTGCGGGATTGAGGACGTCGAATGTCTCGGTCCCGTTCCCTCCGATCCAGTTGCCGTTCACATAGCCACAGTCGCGCAGGAATTCCGTCGACTTGAGATGTCTGGTCAGTGCGTCATAGAAGGCCATTTCGTCATTCCTTCAGGCATGAAGCAGGCTCCGCCCGGGAACATGCCCCGGGCGCTGCTTCGATCGTGAGAGAGAATTGCGCTCCGCCCTATCAGGCGGTGCGTGCTTCCAGGATGGAGGCTTCGAGAATGTCGAGCGCTTCCGCGAACACCTCGTCCTGGATGGTCAGCGGCGCGAGGAAGCGGATGACGTTTCCGTGCACGCCGCAGGTCAGAAGGATGAGACCCTTGTCGAGTGCCTTCAGCCGCACCTTGTTGGCGAATTCGGCGCTCGGCAGCTTGGTGGTCGCGTCGTTGAACTCCACTGCGTTCATGAAGCCCGGACCGCGGATGTCCACGATTTCCGGAGCCTTTTCGCGCAGCGATTCAAGGCGCTGCTTCAGCCGGTTGCCAAGGCTGGTCGCACGATTGCAGAGATCCTCGTCCTTGATCACGTCGAGGACGGCGTGCGCCGCTGCAACGCCGAGCGGGTTACCGGCATAGGTGCCGCCAAGTCCGCCCGGGCCGGGAGCATCCATGATTTCGGCGCGGCCGGTTACCGCCGCAATCGGGAAGCCGCCACCCAGCCCCTTGGCCATCGTGACCAGGTCGGCTGCAATGCCGTGATGCTCCATCGCAAAAAGCTTGCCCGTGCGCGCAAAGCCGGTTTGGACTTCGTCGGCGATCAGGAGAATGCCGTGCTGGTCGCAAAGCTCGCGGATTTGCTTGAGGAAGGCCGTCGGCACCGGATAGAAACCGCCTTCGCCCTGCACCGGCTCGAGAATGATCGCAGCCACGCGGTTCGGATCGACGTCGGCAGCGAAGAGCCGCTTGATTGCAGCCATCGACTGCTCCGCAGAAACGCCCTGCAGTTCGATCGGGAAGGGCACATGGAAGACGTCGCCCGGCATGGCGCCGAAGCCGACCTTGTAGGGGACGACCTTACCCGTCAGAGCCATGCCCATGAAGGTACGCCCGTGGAACCCGCCGCCGAAGGCGACGACCGCCTGGCGGCCGGTTGCGGCGCGAGCGATCTTGACGGCGTTCTCGACGGCTTCCGCACCGGTCGTGACGAAGATGGTCTTCTTGGCAAAGTCGCCGGGGGTCAGTGCGTTGAGGCGCTCGGCAAGCTCGACGTAGTTTTCGTACGGCACTACCTGGTGGCAGGTGTGGGTGAAACGGTCGAGCTGCTTCTTGACTGCCTCGATCACTCTCGGGTGACGATGCCCGGTGTTGACGACGGCAATGCCGGCGGCAAAATCGATGTAGCGGTTGCCTTCCTTGTCCCAGATCTCGGCATTCTCAGCGCGATCTGCGTAGATCTGGGTCGTCATGCCAACACCACGGGAAATGGCGGCGTTCTTGCGGTCGGTAAGGGTGGTCGAGGTCATGATGGGGCATCCTGCGCTTGGAGCTGAAGGCATAACTTGCATTTTTTCTGCAAGATATGAGTGGAATACCTACATTTTTTCTGTAAGAATGCAAATGGAATTTTCGAAGAAACGAACATGGCCTGCGCGATAGCAGGGGGTCGCGAACGAAAGCCGTCTGCGATACTAATCTAGCACAAGAATCAGGGAAATTGGCTCATGGGCAATCCGGCGCCCGTCAACTACAAGGTGGCGGAAGCGGCAAGACTGGCGGGGGTGTCGGCATCGACGCTACGCCTGTGGGAAAGCCAGGGTCTTGTCGTTCCCGGCCGTTCGGAAACCGGCCACCGTCAATACAGCGGAGAAGATGTTGCAAGGCTGAAGCGCATCGCCTGGTATCGTGCCGAGCGTGGGCTCAATCCGGCCGCCATTCGCGAAGCACTGGAAGCGGAAGACACTGCCGGGGAGGGGCACAGCACGTTTCCCATGAGGGCGAGCCGCCGCAAGGCATCGGGAGAAAGCTCCGCAGCCTCCGGCATGCGGCCGGCAAGACGCTGGAGCAGGTCGCGGGAGACGTTGGCCTCGCCATCTCCGTCCTCTCGACATTCGAGAGAACCTCCCAGGGCGTGACCTTCCGCATGCTGCACGACCTCGCGGACTATTACGGCACGACGGTCTCGAAGCTCTCGGGAGAGGAAGAGGGCGACACCCGCAGCCTGGTGCGCTCCGGAGAGTGGAAGCTCTGGCCGGAAACATCACCGGGCGTCACGGTGCAGGTTCTGGCCGACGGGCGAAACATGATGGACTGCCATCGCTTCGTCCTCGCACCCGGTGCCTCCAGCGATGGAGCCTACAGGCACGAGGGAGAAGAGTTCGTCCATGTGCTGTCGGGCAGTATCGAGATGATACTGGACGGCCAGGAGTTCCACGATCTCGGACCGGGCGACTCGCTCTACTTCGACAGCCGCAGGCAGCATTCTTGGCGCAACCGGCACGACGGCGAGACCGTGCTCCTTTGGATCAATACCCCGCCGACGTTCTGATACCGGCCGTCCCGATGCAGCAACTCATGGACACGCAGGCGAAGCCTCAGATCGCCGTGAAGCCGTTGTCTACGAAGAGATGCGCTCCGTTTACAAAGTTCGACTCGTCGCTTGCAAGATACAGCGCGGCACGCGCGACGTCCTCGGGTTCGCCGATGCGGCCCTGCTGCGCGGCGATCGCCGCCTCCGAAACATCCACGCCGTGCGCCGTGAGTTCCGCTACCTCGCGAAGCCCGTGCGGCGTCCGGATGAACCCTGGGCAGACGGCGTTGCAGCGGATGTTACGGTCGCGGAACTCGACACCGATCGCGCGGGCGAACATATGCACGGCACCCTTGGTCGTATCGTAGAGGACCTCCATGGGCGTAGCTGCAACCGCTGATATCGAAGAGGTGCAGACGATCGAGCCGCCGCCGGCAGCGATCATCCCCGGCAGCACCGCCCGTGTCATGAGAAACATGGATCGGACATTGACGGCATGCAGCCATTCCCATTCCTCGAGCGTGGTCTCGAGAAACGGCTTGATGACGATTGTTCCCGCATGATTGAACAGGACGGTGACCGGCCCGAAGCGTGCTTCCACGCCGCTGACCGCTTCGTTTACCGCTCTTTCGTCAGAAACATCGGCGACCCAGTATTCGGCTTCGCCGCCCGCCGCGCGAATCTCGCCTACCGTCTGGGCGGCAGCCTCGCCGTTGCGGTCGATGATCGCCACCTTGGCGCCCTCGGCGGCAAAGAGCCGCGAGGACGCTCCGCCCATTCCCGTCGCGCCGCCTGATATGATCGCAATCTTCCCACTGAGCCTGCCTGCCATGACCTGTCCCCTCGTTGAACGACGGCCCGCCTTCAGGTGACCGCGCATCGATGATGCAGATCGTCGGGGACTGCGCAATGGGAATAAGGACGGGCCTCGGGATTTCCGGTGCAGGAGCAAGCCCGAAGCCCGGCGGCGTGCCTACACGGCTGCGACGATGTGGAATGGGCGCATGCTGTCGCCCTTGGCATTGCCACCCATCAGGTAGATCAGACAGCTTGTACGCAGGAGCGAGGCGAAATTCGAGACAGAGCCGTTAATCTCGAGCGCTTCGTCATAGAGGGTCGAGAGGAACCGCGACGTCGACATGTTCTGGTTCTCTGCGATTTCGTCTATCAGATCCCAGAAGGCCGCCTCGATCTGGATGCTGGTGGAGTGGCCTCCAATCCTTACCGATCGATTGACCGCACGGTATCGCTGCGGGTCCTGGCCCGCGAAGACCTCACACATGGCATTACCTCCGCTCTTGTTCTTATGCGCTGAGTATGAACAGCGTCTCTGCAGCGGTCAATTTCTCTTTGTGCGGTCCCTCATCGAAGAAAAAACTGCCTCTTGCGCTCCAGAAAGCAAAAATTCTGCTTGCGGTAATGGGCTGCTACCCACCGCGCTGCCCATTGGTGCATTTTCACGAACAGACAGAAAGTGCAGGCAGTGCAGGAGGCCCAGTTGGCAAAGGCAATACACTCGATGATCCGTGTTCTCGATGAAGCGCGGTCGGTGGATTTCTATAAGAAGGCCTTCGGGCTCGACATCGCGGAACGCCTCGATTTCGAGACCTTCACGCTCGTTTATCTGAGCAATCCCGAGAGCGAGTTCGAACTGGAACTCACCATCAACAAGGGACGGACCGAGCCCTATGCGCTGGGCGACGGCTATGGCCATCTCGCCGTCTCCGTGGACGACCTCGACGCAGCCCACGTCCGCGTCACGGATGCCGGGCTCAACCCCAACAAGATCGTTGAATTCAATCGCGACGGCGCTCTGCTTGCGCGCTTCTTCTTCATGGCCGATCCCGACGGCTACAAGATCGAAGTGCTGCAGAGGCATGGCCGCTTCAAGTGAATTTGCAGGCGGCGGGCCTCGGTCCGCCGCCTTGCATGTGCACCCCTGAGGAGAGGTGCTTCAAGGCCAGCAAGGGAGGAACATTTATGACCACGATCTACGAGAAACGGCCGGGACTATCGCGCCGCGAGCTCCTGAAGCGCGGAACCGCGGGGGCGGTGCTGCTCGTCAGCGGCAATGCTGTGCTCTGTCCCACCTACGCCTGGGGGTTAGAAACCACGGCGCTCAAACCCGAGACCATGGCAACGCTGATCGTGCTCGCCCGGGACATCTATCCGCACGACAATCTTGCCGATCGCTTCTATGCCATCGCCGTAAAGGGGCAGGACACCAAGGCCGGCACGGATGCTGCCCACAAGACGCTGATCGAGGAGGGCATCGCCGATCTCGATAAGCGGGCGGGACCGGGCGGCTATCGCGCCCTTGGCTGGGAGGACGACCGTGTGGCGATCCTGCGCGATATCGAGACGACACCCTTCTTCCAGGCCGTTCGCGGCGACCTTGTCGTAAGCCTCTACAATCAGAAGGAGCTCTGGCCGATCTTCGGCTACGAGGGCGAGTCCTACTCAAAGGGGGGCTACATCAACCGCGGCTTCAACGACATCGAGTGGCTTTGACGGCGATACCGCTCGCACCGGAGGAGGTGCGACTGCGGCCTATGGTTCGCCTGGCAGACTGGGAGGATAGACATGGCAGCCCCTTACAATCTCAACGACGACAAAGTGGTCGTCATCATCGGCTCCGGAGCGGGCGGCGGCACGCTCGGCAATGAGCTCGCGCAGAAAGGCATCGACGTCGTCATCCTGGAGGCCGGCAAGCGCATCGAGCACGAGGATTTCATCAACGACGAGTGGGACAGTTTCGCCCAGCTCGCATGGCTCGACCATCGCACCACCGGCGGCGGATGGCGGGTACACAAGGACTTCCCCAACCTGCCTGCGTGGATCGTCAAGGCGGTCGGCGGAACGACGACCCACTGGGCCGGCGCCTCGCTGCGGTTCCAGGAGCACGAATTCAACACCCTGACGCACTACGGCAAGGTCGAGGGCGCCAACCTCCTCGACTGGCCCATCACGCTCGCGGACCTCGAACCCTACTATGCCAAGGCCGAGGACAAGATGGGCGTGACCCGCACCAACGGCATCGAGGGATTGCCGGGTAACAACAACTTCAAGATTTTCAAGGCGGGTGCGGACAAGCTCGGTTACAAGGAATGTAACACCGGCCACATGGCCATCAACTCGGCCGACCGCGACGATCGCATGTCATGCCAGCAGACCGGCTTCTGCTTCCAGGGCTGCAAGTGGGGCGCAAAATGGTCGACGCTCTACACCGAAATCCCGAAGGGCGAAGCGACGGGCCGGCTCGAGGTGCGCCCCAATTCGCACGTGGTGAAGATAGAACACAACAAGGACGGCAAGGTAACGGGCGTCGTCTATGCCGACAAGGATGGCAAGCTGCAGGAGCAGAAGGCCCGCATCGTCTGCGTCGCCGGAAACTCGATCGAGAGCCCGCGGCTTCTCCTGAACTCCGCCTCCTCCATGTTCCCCGACGGACTTGCCAATTCCTCCGGCCAGGTCGGGAAGAACTACATGCGCCACACCACCGGCTCGGTCTATGCCGTCTTCGAAAAGCCCGTGCACTTCTATCGCGGAACCACGATGGCCGGCATTATTAGGGATGAGGCCAAGCACGATCCGTCACGCGGCTTCGTGGGCGGGTACGAAATGGAAACGCTGGCGCTCGGCATTCCTTTCATGGCCGCGTTCCTCGACCCCGGCGGCTGGGGACGCTCGTTCACCTCCGCCATGGACGGCTACGCCAACACGGCGGGGATGTGGATCGTCGGCGAGGACATGCCCCAGGAGCAGAACGCCGTGAAGCTTCACGGCGAACTGAAGGACCAGTACGGGATGCCCATTCCTGACGTGTGGTTCACGGACCATCCGAATGACGTGGCGATGCGCAACCACGCCTACGCCCAGGGCCAGGCGCTCTATGCCGCGGTCGGCGCGACGCGCACTTTCCCGACCCCGCCCTATCCGTCGACCCACAATCTCGGAACCAACCGGATGAGTGAAAAGCCGCAGGATGGCGTCGTCAACAAGTGGGGTCAGACCCACGATATCAAGAATCTGTTCATATCGGACGGAAGTCAGTTCACGACGGGAGGGGCCGAAAACCCGACCCTGACGATCGTGACGCTGGCCATCCGGCAGGCTGACCACATCGCCTCCGAGATGTCGGCGGGCTCGATCTAGCGCGAAATCCGCCCCGGCTGCGCTTCGGCGCAGCCGGAGACGTGCGCGAGCGACGGCCCCCAAGACGCGCTTGCGCTACCTCTGGCCGGCCCCGCCGGCCAGCCTTTTTGGTGACGGACGATTATCCGGACCGGACCATGGCTCGCCGCCATCGGTCCAGTCTACCAGTCAGAACCGACACCCTTTCGCCATTCCTGCAACTCGGCTTCGGCCCGCTCCAACGCGCTGTAGTTCAACAGCTTGCGAAGGAACGCCACGGTTACGGCACGGGCACGCAAATTGAAGCGGCCGTCGTCCTCCTCGCCTGCGCTCTGGTAGACGTCCAGCTTGTCGTAGAGTTGCTGGAGCCGGTTCTGCACGCTGCGCAGCGAGAGGCTCCGGCGCTTCGCGATGGCTCGGTCCGTGAGCCCGAGCGCGATGTCCACGAGGATCTCGTATTCGCTGTCGGTAAAGCCGTTGGCCTGCCCGAGGCTCTTTTGCTGCAAGCCGCGCACTTCGCGGTCAATAACGCACTGGCTCTCGACGAAGATGCTGCGCAAGGCCAGCTTCAACCGCTCGTCCGATGCCGACTTCAGCACATACCCATAGGCCGCACCATCAGGTACGATGCGCGAGACGCCCCGCACATAGGCCTCGTCGGAATAGTTCGACCAGAAGAGGATCCGGGTCTCCGGCCGTTCCTTCCAGATGGTGCGCGCGGCCTCGATGCCGTTGCGTACGTTCATCTGCAGGTCCATTACGATGTGCGCGGATTTGTGGTCGCGCGCGAGCCTCTCCCCCGTCGTGCCGTTGTCGGCCTCGATCACGGTGTCGCATTCGGGAAGCGCCGCACACACCGCCTCGTGCAGGTACGAACGATGGAGCGGATCGTCCTCGACGATCAAGACCTTCATTGACGTGCCTCCATAGCGCCTCGTTCTCCCTCGGTCGGGCCTGACCTGCGCGGCAGGGTCAGCGATACGCTCACCCTCGTGCCTACGTTGCATTGCCCCGGACCGACTGCAAACCGCGCAGAGATCAAGCGTGCCCGGGTGCGCATGTTGTCGATCCCCCCGCCGATCCGGCCCTCCGGCCCCTTCAAACCTTCGCCGTCATCGCAGATGTCGATGGCGATCCGGCTATCCTCGACCCGCAAGTGAACGATGATCGACGTGGCCTGCGCATGCCGCACGGCATTGTTGATCGCCTCCTGGGCAATCCGGAACAGTGCAATGCTGACGGTCTGTTCGAGCGTCTCGAGCGCGCCCTCGCTATCGTCGGTCAAGGTCCACTGGATCGGCAGGCCACTCTCACGGATCGACCGGTCGAGATGATTTTCCAGTGCCTGGGCGAGACCGAAGAGCTGAAGGATGGAGGGTTTGGCTTCCTCGATGATCTGGCGCAGGTCCTGCATACAGTGCTGCAGGCCGCGGGATAGCGATTCCAGGGCTTCGGCCGTGATGTCGCCCGTCTTGGAGAGACGCTCGACGCGACGCGCCATGCGGGTCAGGTCGGCAAGCGTCTGGTCGTGCAGATCCATGCCGATGCGCTGGCGCTCCTGTTCGAGCGCCTCGGTGAGCTTCAACGCCCCCTGCCGGAGCCCTTCCTCGCGAGCCCGTGCCTCTGCTTCCACGATCGCGGAGC is a window of Sinorhizobium sp. BG8 DNA encoding:
- a CDS encoding VOC family protein — its product is MAKAIHSMIRVLDEARSVDFYKKAFGLDIAERLDFETFTLVYLSNPESEFELELTINKGRTEPYALGDGYGHLAVSVDDLDAAHVRVTDAGLNPNKIVEFNRDGALLARFFFMADPDGYKIEVLQRHGRFK
- a CDS encoding GMC family oxidoreductase — translated: MAAPYNLNDDKVVVIIGSGAGGGTLGNELAQKGIDVVILEAGKRIEHEDFINDEWDSFAQLAWLDHRTTGGGWRVHKDFPNLPAWIVKAVGGTTTHWAGASLRFQEHEFNTLTHYGKVEGANLLDWPITLADLEPYYAKAEDKMGVTRTNGIEGLPGNNNFKIFKAGADKLGYKECNTGHMAINSADRDDRMSCQQTGFCFQGCKWGAKWSTLYTEIPKGEATGRLEVRPNSHVVKIEHNKDGKVTGVVYADKDGKLQEQKARIVCVAGNSIESPRLLLNSASSMFPDGLANSSGQVGKNYMRHTTGSVYAVFEKPVHFYRGTTMAGIIRDEAKHDPSRGFVGGYEMETLALGIPFMAAFLDPGGWGRSFTSAMDGYANTAGMWIVGEDMPQEQNAVKLHGELKDQYGMPIPDVWFTDHPNDVAMRNHAYAQGQALYAAVGATRTFPTPPYPSTHNLGTNRMSEKPQDGVVNKWGQTHDIKNLFISDGSQFTTGGAENPTLTIVTLAIRQADHIASEMSAGSI
- a CDS encoding gluconate 2-dehydrogenase subunit 3 family protein → MTTIYEKRPGLSRRELLKRGTAGAVLLVSGNAVLCPTYAWGLETTALKPETMATLIVLARDIYPHDNLADRFYAIAVKGQDTKAGTDAAHKTLIEEGIADLDKRAGPGGYRALGWEDDRVAILRDIETTPFFQAVRGDLVVSLYNQKELWPIFGYEGESYSKGGYINRGFNDIEWL
- a CDS encoding response regulator transcription factor; the protein is MKVLIVEDDPLHRSYLHEAVCAALPECDTVIEADNGTTGERLARDHKSAHIVMDLQMNVRNGIEAARTIWKERPETRILFWSNYSDEAYVRGVSRIVPDGAAYGYVLKSASDERLKLALRSIFVESQCVIDREVRGLQQKSLGQANGFTDSEYEILVDIALGLTDRAIAKRRSLSLRSVQNRLQQLYDKLDVYQSAGEEDDGRFNLRARAVTVAFLRKLLNYSALERAEAELQEWRKGVGSDW
- a CDS encoding sensor histidine kinase, whose amino-acid sequence is MLQIASPALLDHYLGISRLLAGQPDFRSAIRAVAAEVAHIVPHDHLDVCVVMVDGKYHTAYETGMETAWGGLSAAPVSNSPIRTLLWGDVDFLLTDDATTDERFHFEGAFKRPIVEQSLKSRLHVPMKVQGDIIAALSCSSQTPGLYTMEDVAKARAIADLLSPYFFALRAAEQAQRSAIVEAEARAREEGLRQGALKLTEALEQERQRIGMDLHDQTLADLTRMARRVERLSKTGDITAEALESLSRGLQHCMQDLRQIIEEAKPSILQLFGLAQALENHLDRSIRESGLPIQWTLTDDSEGALETLEQTVSIALFRIAQEAINNAVRHAQATSIIVHLRVEDSRIAIDICDDGEGLKGPEGRIGGGIDNMRTRARLISARFAVGPGQCNVGTRVSVSLTLPRRSGPTEGERGAMEARQ